The DNA window AAGAGCATTTGCTCTTCGGTGTTATTTTGAGGAGGAACAGATGATGGAATTAGCAGACATCCGCAACGAGCTCGACAAATCAGCCAGTAAATTGGCCGACTTTAGGGGGTCACTTTGACTTAGAGAACAAAGAATCCCGCATACAGGAATTAGATGAAATGATGCTTGATCCTGATTTTTGGAACAACCAAGAATCAGCACAAACCGTTATTTCAGAATTGAATGGATTAAAGGAAATTGTTCATACGTATTACGGTTTCATGGAAACGCAAGAAAATATGGAAATGTCTTTAGAGTTATTAAGAGAAGAAGACGATGAAGACTTGCACGAAGATGTCGACAAAGAAATGAAAGAATTCATTTCTAAGTTAGCTGACTATGAATTGACGATGTTGCTTAGCGAGCCATACGATAAAAATAATGCCATTTTGGAATTGCATCCGGGCGCAGGGGGCACGGAGTCTCAGGACTGGTGTTCGATGCTACTACGCATGTATACGCGATGGGCAGAAAAACGTGGCTTCAAAGTTGAAACATTGGATTACCTGGCAGGCGACGAAGCGGGGGTCAAATCCGTTACTCTTGGTATTCGAGGACACAATGCGTATGGGTACTTAAAAGCTGAAAAAGGTGTTCACCGTCTAGTTCGTATTTCGCCTTTTGATTCGTCTGGTCGTCGTCATACCTCGTTTGTGTCTTGTGAAGTCATGCCAGAATTCACTGGTGAAATCGAAATTGATATCCGCACTGAGGATCTGAAGATTGATACGTACCGGGCAAGTGGAGCTGGTGGACAGCACATTAATACAACAGACTCCGCTGTTCGAATCACACACCTTCCTACGGGAGCTGTCGTGACGTGCCAGCAGGAACGTTCGCAAATTAAAAACCGTGAAAAAGCAATGCAAATGTTAAAAGCAAAATTATATGCTTTGAAGATTGAAGAAGAAGAAGCTCGTCTTCTTGAGATTCGCGGGGAACAAAAAGAAATCGGTTGGGGAAGTCAAATCCGTTCTTACGTATTCCATCCATATTCGATGGTTAAAGATCATCGTACCAACTACGAAACAGGCAATTTAGGAGCAGTTATGGACGGCGATATTGATGGATTTATCAATTCCTTATTGCGTTCTAAAATGGAATAAGAATAGCAAAGCAACTGAAAGCTATTCTTTTTTAGCTTTGCAAAAAGGCCTGAAAGCCTGCCAGCTTTCAGGCCTTTTTTGGTGATCCTGCTTTACTCAAATGAAGTTCACAAAGCGAGAAGCTTTTGGTATACTCTGACAGGGTTTAATCGAAGAGTAGAAAAGAGGAAAAAACTAAATGACTAAAAAAAATCGTCGTATCCGCAAAGATCCACATCCAATGCTGACGTTTTTCATAGACTATACGAGCGTAATTATAGGGTCAGCGATTGTGGCCATTGCCTTTAATGTATTGTTGTTGCCAAATGAAGTAGCCTCTGGAGGCGTGAGCGGCATTAGTACAATATTGAAAAGTGTACTTGACTGGAGACCAGCATTTGTTCAATGGGCTTTTAACATCCCATTGTTTATTGCAGGATTGATTTTGTTAGGAAAAAATTTCGGGAT is part of the Planococcus kocurii genome and encodes:
- the prfB gene encoding peptide chain release factor 2 (programmed frameshift), translating into MELADIRNELDKSASKLADFRGSLDLENKESRIQELDEMMLDPDFWNNQESAQTVISELNGLKEIVHTYYGFMETQENMEMSLELLREEDDEDLHEDVDKEMKEFISKLADYELTMLLSEPYDKNNAILELHPGAGGTESQDWCSMLLRMYTRWAEKRGFKVETLDYLAGDEAGVKSVTLGIRGHNAYGYLKAEKGVHRLVRISPFDSSGRRHTSFVSCEVMPEFTGEIEIDIRTEDLKIDTYRASGAGGQHINTTDSAVRITHLPTGAVVTCQQERSQIKNREKAMQMLKAKLYALKIEEEEARLLEIRGEQKEIGWGSQIRSYVFHPYSMVKDHRTNYETGNLGAVMDGDIDGFINSLLRSKME